In Curtobacterium sp. L6-1, a genomic segment contains:
- a CDS encoding ATP-dependent DNA helicase, which translates to MPRYGADAIADALGKPRPTEQQRAVIESPLAPALVVAGAGSGKTETMASRVVWLLANGFVRPDQVLGLTFTRKAAGELGVRINDRIAALEDAGLIEAGDAFLAPTVSTYNAFANAVFRENALLVGRDGESQVLTEPSAWQLARRVVVATRDDRLAGLDRAVDTITAAVVALAGAASEHLVDPADLRRFAVDFGALLELPGSNRGTPYKAVTDAVAAIGSLEPLADLVEEFRRQKVDRGFVEFSDQIALALAAADAAPRVADDLRARFAVVLLDEYQDTSVVQTRFLARLFRDHPVMAVGDPHQSIYGFRGASAANLARFPADFGDPAAEAVVTYALSTSWRNPVDVLAAANAVVHPLSAASDVRVEELAPRPGADRGTVDLAFPETLPEEADAVAAWFEDHRTRNPGGSMALLLRARKDLAAFTGALTARAVPYHVLGTGGLLQRPEIVDLVACLRVLHDPAAGNDLIRLLAGARWRIGAADVVALHGLARWLFGRDHSHRRLDDEVTAAFRASVAVGEHGSIVDALDFVTTAPDDHSALAEISSAGRERMRALGAQLASLRARAGGDLVDFVTLVVQEMRLDVEVAAHEQGGSAFLDAFVDELSGFVQTDDRADLGAFLGWIDAAARRDDMGPRSEEPEGGTVQILTIHGSKGLEWDAVAVPRMVEGALPARPQEGSTGWLGFGRLPYEFRGDADELPRLAWRGRETQKDVVDAIDAFKDEVKSRNEDEERRLTYVALTRAKHELLVSGSSWATGVKPTAPSRYLHDLVAAGVLPADGVPEGTVHESNPLGDQGATQTWPHVPFGSRGPRVLAAADRVRNANPGAAGRYAADIDLLLAERRANRSPAHQVVVPHRVPASGFKDYLGEPDRVAERLRRPMPERPYRATRLGTLFHQWVEQRARGGAPAALGGWDGGFDAWDGELDLDPGEPSPVEAADVPVTDDDARRLSVFQDTFARSRWAELTPVEVEREIHIPFLGHSVVCKLDAVYEIDGRIEVVDWKTGKAPTGADDLDRRQLQLALYRVAYAEFTGRPIEDVDAVFYFVADDLEVRPSSLLDRAGLERAWREAIG; encoded by the coding sequence GTGCCCCGGTACGGCGCCGACGCGATCGCCGACGCCCTCGGCAAGCCCCGCCCGACCGAGCAGCAGCGCGCGGTGATCGAGTCGCCGCTCGCACCCGCACTGGTCGTCGCGGGCGCCGGCAGCGGGAAGACCGAGACGATGGCGTCCCGGGTCGTCTGGTTGCTCGCCAACGGGTTCGTCCGACCGGACCAGGTGCTCGGCCTGACCTTCACCCGCAAGGCGGCCGGGGAGCTCGGCGTGCGGATCAACGACCGCATCGCCGCCCTCGAGGACGCCGGACTCATCGAGGCGGGGGACGCCTTCCTCGCGCCCACCGTGTCGACCTACAACGCCTTCGCCAACGCCGTCTTCCGCGAGAACGCACTGCTCGTCGGCCGCGACGGCGAGTCCCAGGTGCTCACCGAGCCGTCGGCGTGGCAGCTCGCCCGCCGGGTCGTCGTCGCGACGCGGGACGACCGCCTGGCCGGGCTCGACCGCGCCGTCGACACGATCACCGCAGCGGTCGTCGCGCTCGCCGGGGCCGCGTCCGAGCACCTGGTCGACCCGGCGGACCTGCGGCGCTTCGCCGTCGACTTCGGTGCGCTCCTCGAACTGCCCGGGTCGAACCGCGGGACCCCGTACAAGGCCGTCACCGACGCCGTCGCGGCGATCGGTTCGCTCGAGCCCCTCGCCGACCTGGTGGAGGAGTTCCGCCGCCAGAAGGTGGACCGCGGCTTCGTCGAGTTCTCCGACCAGATCGCCCTGGCGCTCGCCGCGGCGGACGCTGCTCCCCGCGTCGCCGACGACCTCCGCGCACGCTTCGCGGTGGTGCTCCTCGACGAGTACCAGGACACGTCCGTGGTGCAGACACGCTTCCTCGCCCGGCTGTTCCGCGACCACCCGGTGATGGCGGTCGGCGACCCGCACCAGTCGATCTACGGCTTCCGCGGTGCGAGTGCGGCGAACCTCGCGCGCTTCCCGGCCGACTTCGGGGACCCCGCAGCGGAGGCCGTCGTCACGTACGCGCTGTCGACCAGCTGGCGGAACCCCGTCGACGTGCTCGCGGCCGCCAACGCGGTGGTGCACCCGCTCTCCGCCGCCTCCGACGTCCGCGTCGAGGAACTCGCGCCGCGCCCCGGCGCCGACCGTGGCACCGTCGACCTCGCCTTCCCGGAGACCCTGCCGGAGGAGGCCGACGCCGTCGCCGCCTGGTTCGAGGACCACCGGACCCGGAACCCGGGCGGATCGATGGCGCTGCTGCTCCGCGCGCGGAAGGACCTGGCCGCGTTCACCGGTGCCCTGACCGCCCGGGCCGTGCCGTACCACGTGCTCGGCACCGGCGGGCTGCTGCAGCGTCCGGAGATCGTCGACCTCGTGGCCTGCCTCCGTGTGCTGCACGACCCGGCCGCGGGGAACGACCTCATCCGTCTGCTCGCCGGGGCCCGGTGGCGGATCGGTGCGGCGGACGTCGTCGCGCTGCACGGCCTGGCCCGCTGGCTGTTCGGCCGCGACCACTCGCACCGGCGGCTCGACGACGAGGTCACCGCGGCGTTCCGGGCCTCGGTCGCCGTCGGGGAGCACGGCAGCATCGTCGACGCGCTCGACTTCGTCACGACGGCTCCGGACGACCACTCCGCCCTCGCCGAGATCAGCTCCGCCGGCCGCGAGCGGATGCGGGCACTCGGTGCGCAGCTCGCCTCGCTGCGTGCACGGGCCGGCGGCGACCTGGTCGACTTCGTCACGCTCGTCGTGCAGGAGATGCGGCTCGACGTCGAGGTCGCCGCGCACGAACAGGGCGGGTCGGCGTTCCTCGACGCCTTCGTCGACGAGCTGAGCGGGTTCGTGCAGACCGACGACCGAGCCGACCTGGGCGCGTTCCTCGGGTGGATCGACGCCGCCGCTCGACGGGACGACATGGGGCCGCGGTCGGAGGAGCCCGAGGGCGGCACCGTGCAGATCCTCACCATCCACGGGTCGAAGGGGCTCGAGTGGGACGCGGTCGCCGTGCCCCGCATGGTCGAGGGAGCGCTGCCGGCCCGGCCGCAGGAAGGCTCCACGGGCTGGCTCGGCTTCGGGCGGCTGCCGTACGAGTTCCGCGGCGACGCCGACGAACTGCCGCGTCTGGCCTGGCGCGGACGCGAGACCCAGAAGGACGTCGTCGACGCGATCGACGCGTTCAAGGACGAGGTGAAGTCGCGGAACGAGGACGAGGAGCGACGGCTGACCTACGTCGCGCTGACCCGGGCGAAGCACGAGCTGCTCGTGTCCGGGTCCTCGTGGGCGACCGGCGTCAAGCCGACGGCACCGAGCCGGTACCTGCACGACCTCGTCGCGGCCGGTGTCCTGCCGGCCGACGGCGTCCCGGAGGGCACCGTCCACGAGTCGAACCCGCTCGGCGACCAGGGGGCGACGCAGACGTGGCCGCACGTGCCGTTCGGTTCGCGCGGACCGCGGGTGCTCGCCGCCGCCGACCGCGTCCGCAACGCGAACCCCGGCGCCGCCGGCCGGTACGCGGCCGACATCGACCTGCTGCTGGCGGAACGGCGGGCCAACCGCTCGCCCGCGCACCAGGTCGTCGTCCCGCACCGGGTGCCGGCGTCGGGCTTCAAGGACTACCTGGGCGAGCCGGACCGCGTCGCGGAACGCCTGCGTCGGCCGATGCCGGAGCGTCCGTACCGTGCCACCCGTCTCGGCACCCTGTTCCACCAGTGGGTCGAGCAGCGTGCCCGGGGCGGCGCGCCCGCGGCCCTCGGCGGGTGGGACGGCGGCTTCGACGCCTGGGACGGCGAGCTCGACCTCGACCCGGGCGAGCCCTCGCCGGTCGAGGCGGCGGACGTCCCGGTCACCGACGACGACGCCCGGCGGTTGTCGGTGTTCCAGGACACCTTCGCCCGGTCACGGTGGGCGGAGCTGACCCCGGTCGAGGTCGAGCGCGAGATCCACATCCCGTTCCTCGGCCACAGCGTCGTGTGCAAGCTCGACGCCGTCTACGAGATCGACGGCCGCATCGAGGTCGTCGACTGGAAGACGGGCAAGGCGCCGACCGGTGCGGACGACCTCGACCGGCGGCAGTTGCAGCTCGCGCTGTACCGGGTCGCGTACGCCGAGTTCACCGGACGTCCGATCGAGGACGTCGACGCGGTGTTCTACTTCGTCGCGGACGACCTCGAGGTCCGGCCGTCGTCGCTGCTCGACCGTGCCGGACTCGAACGCGCCTGGCGCGAGGCGATCGGCTGA
- a CDS encoding UrvD/REP family ATP-dependent DNA helicase produces the protein MPPTTLTPAPDLGAEARALVADPAQQAVLALPDGVHAAVFGAPGTGKTSTLTRFVAQRSARPDAVDAAGHATVLALTSARVAATALRDRLAAAVDRVTPGALARTVNSLAFQVVAHAASVQGQDAPTLLTGGEQDRILGDLLAGHELDGTGPDWPAPITAVVRERAGFRTALRDLMMRAVAAGVEPDDMRELGDETGHPEWRAVGDLVDEYRATVTAYRASSLDAAELVAFATAAVLRGELPPSVAALRTVVVDDVQELVEGEIALLGALARSGVQVVAFGDPDIAASAFRGAEPDVLGRLGPRLGVTGVQEIVLGTVHRHAGPVRTLVTGITGRIGTAAAGRQRAAVAREARGRADAVLHLEAPSRSAMVAAVARRLREHRLLDGVPWHRMVVVTRSGAAIPELVRALSVAEVPATAGAAPTRPGDDPASRALVDAAAVALGVVPLDADLATAFATGPLGGLDTLAIRRLRLALRREELAGGGTRTADELLVDALGAPERLATIDAAFARRAARLATSFVNARHDAESGASIEEILWGLWERSGLASTWRGQSVAGGVGAAEADRHLDAVVGLFTAAKRFVERTPDAPARVFVDDLLGADLPEDSIGPDRTAGRVRVLTPSATVGLECDVVVVTGLQDGVWPNTRVRGSLLDPDGLVRAAAGVPHSPTDDRAAVIGDELRLFARAVSRATTQVVIATVANDDESPSPFVRLVPVPPDRQPSVHPLSLRGLAGSLRRRVVATGDHEAASALARLAAEDVPGAAPDDWYGLAEPTTAAPLVDLDAEPTVPDDDRGRTVARGADAGGADAGGPVGEEPEGSGEPVPPTVSVSPSRIGTFEECPVHWFAQTFGGGAPSPAMGIGTIVHEAMEHAVEVDVESLWQRVEERWDELTFESPWVADRERARTRRMIEGLSDYLRTFASAGRRLLGAESSFALVTGPARVRGSIDRIEVDPAGRISIVDLKTGRSMPSEKNDMPGHPQLAAYQLAVADGAVDGVPAGSETTDARLVFVQNPKGTRAYSERTQRALDPESREAYRERLHAVARGMAGRTFLANVDDHCDRARTGTECRIHVVGEVTW, from the coding sequence GTGCCACCGACCACCCTGACGCCCGCGCCGGACCTCGGCGCCGAGGCGCGCGCGCTCGTCGCGGACCCCGCACAGCAGGCGGTCCTGGCACTCCCGGACGGGGTGCACGCGGCCGTGTTCGGTGCACCGGGCACGGGCAAGACGAGCACGCTGACCCGCTTCGTCGCCCAGCGGTCCGCCCGGCCCGACGCCGTCGACGCCGCGGGCCACGCGACGGTGCTCGCCCTCACCTCGGCGCGGGTGGCCGCCACCGCCCTGCGCGACCGGCTGGCCGCCGCGGTCGACCGGGTGACGCCGGGTGCCCTGGCCCGGACGGTCAACTCGCTCGCCTTCCAGGTCGTCGCCCACGCCGCGTCCGTGCAGGGACAGGACGCCCCGACCCTCCTCACCGGCGGGGAGCAGGACCGCATCCTCGGCGACCTGTTGGCCGGGCACGAACTCGACGGCACCGGACCGGACTGGCCGGCACCGATCACCGCGGTGGTGCGGGAGCGCGCCGGGTTCCGGACGGCGCTGCGCGACCTCATGATGCGTGCCGTCGCCGCCGGCGTCGAACCCGACGACATGCGCGAACTCGGCGACGAGACCGGGCACCCGGAGTGGCGGGCCGTCGGCGACCTGGTGGACGAGTACCGGGCCACCGTCACGGCGTACCGCGCCAGCAGCCTCGACGCCGCCGAGCTCGTCGCGTTCGCGACGGCCGCCGTGCTCCGCGGGGAGCTGCCGCCCTCCGTCGCCGCACTGCGGACGGTCGTCGTCGACGACGTGCAGGAACTGGTCGAGGGTGAGATCGCGCTGCTCGGTGCGCTCGCCCGCTCCGGCGTGCAGGTGGTCGCGTTCGGTGACCCCGACATCGCCGCCTCCGCCTTCCGCGGTGCGGAACCCGACGTGCTCGGCCGGCTCGGTCCGCGGCTCGGCGTCACCGGGGTGCAGGAGATCGTGCTCGGCACCGTGCACCGGCACGCCGGCCCGGTCCGCACCCTCGTCACCGGCATCACGGGACGCATCGGGACGGCGGCCGCCGGTCGGCAACGTGCCGCCGTCGCCCGGGAGGCCCGTGGTCGCGCCGACGCCGTCCTGCACCTGGAGGCGCCCAGTCGGTCCGCCATGGTGGCCGCGGTGGCGAGACGCCTCCGCGAACACCGACTGCTCGACGGGGTGCCCTGGCACCGGATGGTCGTCGTCACCCGGAGTGGCGCCGCGATCCCCGAGCTCGTCCGGGCCCTCTCCGTCGCCGAGGTGCCCGCGACCGCCGGGGCCGCCCCCACCCGGCCCGGGGACGACCCGGCCTCCCGCGCCCTGGTCGACGCCGCGGCCGTGGCCCTCGGGGTCGTGCCGCTCGACGCGGACCTCGCCACCGCCTTCGCCACGGGTCCGCTCGGTGGCCTCGACACCCTGGCAATCCGACGACTCCGGCTGGCGCTCCGCCGCGAGGAACTGGCCGGCGGCGGGACCCGAACGGCCGACGAACTGCTCGTCGACGCGCTGGGCGCCCCCGAGCGGCTCGCCACCATCGACGCCGCCTTCGCCCGACGAGCCGCACGACTGGCCACGAGCTTCGTGAACGCCCGGCACGACGCCGAGTCCGGGGCGAGCATCGAGGAGATCCTCTGGGGACTCTGGGAGCGCAGCGGCCTGGCCAGTACCTGGCGCGGGCAGTCCGTGGCCGGCGGGGTCGGTGCCGCCGAGGCCGACCGGCACCTCGACGCCGTCGTCGGGCTCTTCACCGCCGCCAAGCGCTTCGTCGAGCGCACCCCGGACGCCCCGGCGCGGGTGTTCGTCGACGACCTCCTCGGCGCCGACCTGCCCGAGGACTCGATCGGGCCGGACCGCACCGCGGGACGGGTCCGCGTGCTGACCCCCTCGGCCACGGTCGGACTGGAGTGCGACGTCGTCGTGGTGACGGGCCTCCAGGACGGGGTCTGGCCGAACACCCGAGTACGCGGCAGCCTGCTCGACCCGGACGGCCTCGTCCGGGCGGCTGCGGGCGTCCCGCACTCACCGACCGACGACCGGGCGGCGGTGATCGGCGACGAGCTCCGCCTGTTCGCCCGTGCGGTGTCGCGGGCGACGACACAGGTCGTGATCGCGACCGTCGCGAACGACGACGAGTCCCCCTCGCCGTTCGTGCGCCTCGTGCCGGTGCCGCCGGACCGGCAGCCGTCCGTGCACCCGCTGTCGCTGCGCGGGTTGGCCGGGTCGCTCCGACGGCGGGTGGTGGCGACGGGGGACCACGAGGCGGCCTCGGCCCTGGCCCGGCTGGCTGCCGAGGACGTGCCGGGGGCGGCGCCGGACGACTGGTACGGGCTCGCCGAACCGACGACGGCCGCGCCGCTGGTCGACCTCGACGCCGAGCCGACCGTGCCGGACGACGACCGCGGCCGCACCGTTGCGCGCGGCGCGGACGCGGGCGGCGCGGACGCCGGTGGCCCTGTCGGCGAGGAGCCCGAGGGGAGCGGCGAGCCCGTGCCGCCGACGGTGTCCGTGTCGCCCTCGCGCATCGGCACGTTCGAGGAGTGCCCGGTGCACTGGTTCGCGCAGACGTTCGGCGGGGGAGCACCGAGTCCGGCGATGGGCATCGGGACGATCGTGCACGAGGCGATGGAGCACGCCGTCGAGGTGGACGTCGAGTCGCTGTGGCAGCGCGTCGAGGAGCGGTGGGACGAGCTGACGTTCGAGTCGCCGTGGGTCGCCGACCGTGAGCGTGCCCGGACCCGACGCATGATCGAGGGGCTGAGCGACTACCTGCGGACCTTCGCGAGCGCCGGGCGACGCCTGCTCGGGGCGGAGTCCTCGTTCGCCCTCGTGACCGGCCCGGCCCGGGTGCGCGGCAGCATCGACCGGATCGAGGTCGACCCGGCGGGGCGGATCAGCATCGTCGACCTGAAGACCGGGCGCTCGATGCCGAGCGAGAAGAACGACATGCCCGGCCACCCGCAGCTCGCGGCCTACCAGCTGGCCGTGGCGGACGGCGCAGTCGACGGGGTGCCGGCCGGCTCGGAGACGACCGACGCGCGACTCGTCTTCGTGCAGAACCCGAAGGGCACGCGCGCCTACTCCGAGCGGACGCAGCGCGCCCTGGACCCGGAGTCGCGCGAGGCGTACCGCGAGCGGCTGCACGCGGTCGCCCGGGGCATGGCTGGCCGCACGTTCCTGGCGAACGTCGACGACCACTGCGACCGTGCCCGCACGGGGACCGAGTGCCGCATCCACGTGGTGGGCGAGGTGACCTGGTGA
- a CDS encoding DUF3107 domain-containing protein codes for MDIKIGIINSPREIGFETAQTADEIETAVSEALAAKATHLSLKDDKGRRFIVPVASLAYVEVGSEESRRIGFVA; via the coding sequence GTGGACATCAAGATCGGCATCATCAACAGCCCGCGCGAGATCGGCTTCGAGACGGCACAGACCGCCGACGAGATCGAGACCGCCGTGTCCGAGGCCCTCGCGGCCAAGGCCACCCACCTGTCCCTCAAGGACGACAAGGGCCGCCGGTTCATCGTGCCGGTCGCGTCGCTCGCGTACGTCGAGGTGGGCTCCGAGGAGTCCCGCCGCATCGGCTTCGTCGCCTGA
- a CDS encoding ferritin-like fold-containing protein produces the protein MSWWNRKRAGQLAAAWLASRNPRSGTVERLQLDDVSPELDVYLGQAAYLQLSLYETMGRAGAGAPTLSGRLVTGVLATTALERHRAIVAEIERGGKEPADLMAPHREAIDRFLERTSGADWYESMLTGYVTAGILNDLFANLLRSLPADVRQRLRTVFDAREEPAVVEELTARIDEDPVVASRLAMWGRRLVGDTLLVARSALASHAREDQERLEPVWTELIAAHTRRMDALGLTA, from the coding sequence GTGTCGTGGTGGAACCGGAAGCGTGCTGGGCAGCTCGCTGCAGCCTGGCTCGCGTCGCGGAACCCGCGCAGCGGGACCGTCGAGCGTCTGCAGCTCGACGACGTCAGCCCGGAGCTGGACGTCTACCTCGGCCAGGCCGCCTACCTGCAGCTGTCGCTGTACGAGACGATGGGCCGTGCCGGCGCCGGTGCGCCGACGCTCTCGGGCCGTCTGGTCACCGGGGTGCTCGCGACGACCGCTCTCGAGCGGCACCGTGCCATCGTGGCGGAGATCGAGCGCGGCGGCAAGGAGCCGGCCGACCTGATGGCTCCCCACCGCGAGGCGATCGACCGGTTCCTCGAGCGGACCAGCGGTGCGGATTGGTACGAGTCCATGCTCACCGGCTACGTGACCGCCGGCATCCTGAACGACCTGTTCGCGAACCTGCTCCGTTCGCTGCCCGCCGACGTCCGGCAGCGCCTGCGCACGGTGTTCGACGCGCGTGAGGAGCCCGCGGTCGTCGAGGAGCTCACGGCCCGGATCGACGAGGACCCGGTCGTCGCGTCCCGTCTCGCGATGTGGGGACGACGGCTCGTGGGCGACACGCTGCTCGTGGCACGCTCGGCCCTCGCGTCGCACGCCCGGGAGGACCAGGAACGGCTCGAGCCGGTCTGGACCGAGCTCATCGCAGCCCACACCCGGCGGATGGACGCGCTCGGGCTCACGGCCTGA